The following are encoded in a window of Pecten maximus chromosome 17, xPecMax1.1, whole genome shotgun sequence genomic DNA:
- the LOC117315472 gene encoding uncharacterized protein LOC117315472, which yields MAAAEENLREIYPNPGSITKSDVWKFFGFYKINDNEPPSKKNLDTTQAVCRLCRKIYRNTGNTTNFRAHIDGEHKLPSGNSTQSRSDKVETKLVQPTISAAFVKRCDVVSGSNTVLSQERRGRVDDAIYQQTLKTIISREI from the exons ATGGCGGCCGCTGAAGAAAATCTAAGGGAAATATACCCAAACCCAGGCTCCATAACGAAATCAGATGTTTGGAAATTCTTcggattttataaaattaatgataatgaaCCACCATCAAAAAAGAATTTGGATACAACGCAAGCTGTTTGCCGTCTATGCCGCAAGATTTACAGAAATACAG GAAATACTACGAATTTCAGAGCCCATATTGACGGGGAACACAAATTACCGTCGGGAAATTCCACACAATCGCGATCAGACAAAGTTGAAACAAAATTAGTTCAACCAACAATATCGGCTGCATTTGTCAAAAGATGTGATGTTGTATCAGGATCAAATACTGTATTGAGTCAAGAACGGAGAGGACGGGTCGATGATGCAATATATCAACagacattaaaaacaataatttccAGGGAGATCTGA